One part of the Chitinivibrionales bacterium genome encodes these proteins:
- a CDS encoding T9SS type A sorting domain-containing protein produces MQNLDYKSGSHPFPHQPIFIHSVFLLIVSSFTFTIRAQTTAVPVTDFLNSIGVCTHIGQGVDNAAQSATAMTYAGIRNLRDDGRSSHIQDWITVYDQSGVRTCLLTDQNITSTVTMAKQLRAAGALLAVEGPNEPNNWPVTYQGQTSSDTTSLPIAKFQRDLYAAVKAEPALSGIPVFHSSEAGGSEPDNCGLQFLTIPAGAGTLMPDGTVFADFANTHNYVCGTQNADLGDNQAWNAADPTLNGPWDGLYVEYGHTWWGAGFNGYTNQQLLTLPRVTTETGWTTGGTGKNITEDQQGRLFLNLYLSQFKRNWKYTFIYMLRDDPNQGYWGLFHTDYTPKPSGTYLHNFTAILADTGTIATPGRLDYSIPSQPATVHDLLMQKHDGTLELAVWSEKASGTEAVTVNLNAVFATVKVYDPVAGAAPAQNLSNANSVQLSLSDHPVIIEIPNQAAAAPLTRGEKHVDNADFTVDASATNAVIRYYTGSSQGVTFFLYDMRGRLVKTLADGNQDAGYHAVFLSEHGKNGVYFCRMETEGISAARKIQIVR; encoded by the coding sequence ATGCAGAACCTCGATTATAAATCAGGAAGTCATCCTTTTCCGCATCAGCCAATCTTCATCCATTCTGTTTTTTTACTGATAGTTTCTTCATTTACATTTACCATACGCGCCCAAACCACCGCCGTCCCCGTCACCGACTTCCTCAACTCCATCGGCGTCTGTACCCACATCGGCCAGGGCGTTGACAACGCGGCCCAGAGCGCGACCGCCATGACCTATGCCGGCATCCGCAACCTTCGCGACGACGGCAGGAGCAGCCACATTCAGGACTGGATAACGGTGTACGACCAGTCGGGCGTCCGCACCTGCTTGTTGACAGATCAGAATATCACCAGCACCGTGACCATGGCAAAGCAGCTCCGCGCCGCCGGCGCGCTCCTTGCGGTGGAGGGCCCCAACGAGCCGAACAACTGGCCGGTCACGTATCAGGGCCAGACATCGTCGGACACCACGTCGCTGCCGATTGCCAAGTTCCAGAGGGACCTGTATGCGGCTGTCAAGGCCGAGCCGGCGCTCAGCGGCATTCCGGTGTTTCATTCGAGCGAGGCGGGCGGGAGCGAGCCTGACAACTGCGGCCTGCAATTCCTTACCATCCCGGCCGGCGCGGGCACGCTCATGCCCGACGGAACGGTGTTCGCCGATTTTGCCAACACCCATAACTATGTTTGCGGAACGCAGAACGCGGACCTCGGTGACAATCAGGCATGGAACGCGGCAGACCCGACGCTCAACGGGCCATGGGACGGGCTGTATGTTGAATATGGACACACGTGGTGGGGAGCGGGTTTCAACGGTTACACCAACCAGCAATTACTCACCCTGCCGAGAGTGACCACCGAAACCGGCTGGACAACAGGCGGCACCGGAAAAAACATCACCGAGGACCAGCAGGGAAGGCTTTTTCTCAATCTCTATCTTTCGCAGTTCAAACGGAACTGGAAATATACCTTCATTTACATGTTGAGAGATGATCCGAATCAAGGTTACTGGGGCCTTTTCCATACCGACTATACCCCGAAACCGTCGGGCACGTATCTGCACAATTTTACCGCCATTCTCGCCGACACGGGGACGATTGCAACGCCGGGGCGGCTTGATTATTCCATCCCGTCCCAGCCCGCGACCGTGCATGACCTCCTGATGCAGAAGCATGACGGCACGTTGGAACTTGCGGTGTGGAGCGAAAAGGCGAGCGGGACCGAGGCGGTCACGGTGAACCTGAACGCTGTTTTCGCAACGGTAAAGGTATACGATCCCGTGGCCGGCGCTGCGCCGGCTCAAAATCTGTCCAATGCGAACAGCGTGCAGCTTTCCCTGAGCGACCATCCGGTCATCATTGAGATTCCGAATCAAGCGGCCGCCGCGCCATTGACCCGCGGGGAAAAGCATGTTGACAATGCGGACTTCACCGTAGATGCTTCCGCAACAAATGCAGTGATCAGATATTATACCGGTTCGAGTCAAGGGGTAACCTTTTTTCTCTATGACATGCGGGGACGGCTTGTAAAAACGCTGGCGGACGGAAATCAGGACGCGGGATATCATGCGGTTTTTCTTTCCGAACACGGTAAAAACGGTGTTTACTTTTGCCGGATGGAAACCGAAGGGATTTCTGCAGCGCGAAAAATTCAAATTGTCAGATAA
- a CDS encoding T9SS type A sorting domain-containing protein, with amino-acid sequence MKKSTQNFIIQSLIIFLLTASTILAAFGYDWHPLRIGAGGWLVGMDIAPDGTKVVRADTYGAYLWTATQWQQLVTATSMPAADVAVDNAAGVYEIRIAPNNTNRFYMMYNGNVYRSDNRGTAWAKTAFAPVTGCDANDNYRINGQKMAVDPANPDVVYVGTTLNGVWVTANGGSSWAQVSTVPTGGAGGITGIAFDAGSGTTGGKTNMIYLCSWGNGVYRSTDAGGSFTKATGGPTTVNNAIVAGDGIYYAADGTAAWKYASGAWTNINASGGWHSIAVDPADPARIVVGSDGGNLDQSLDRGATWGGTIWGSTAHPQTRVASDIPWLAWTAESYMSNGNMIFDPSATNKLFFSEGIGVWYTNLSRTQTWDSGVVWNSQSAGIEQLVANEIVSPPAGRPLVASWDRPVFYVADPDSYPSKHGPDNQNAIIAGWALDWASNVPSFIAGLFNWGTTEKSSYSTDHGQTWHAFPSHPANFGNGGSIAAASPDNIVWVPENNMVPYYTKDGGTTWSLVNAPGAAATGETGWGFAYYLNRHIVAADRKIIGTFYLYNYLKGLYKSVDSGSTWTLVHAGEITPWSSYNAELKTVPLHAGHLFFTGGPQGGAGSSHPENEPFMRSTDGGATWTAVPNVLEVRCFGFGVEAGLSAYTTIYICGWVNNVYGIWRSDSLFSAWTQIGDWPLGSIDNIKTISGDMNEYGTVYVGFSGSGYAYGKIAASAAGPSKKKMPVRLDGMNLKINRLPQRDIVEISFSIVTDGQVDISIYNADGRLIRQLVNKDFQAGSYYTKWNGRGERGVVSGGIYFVKMKSSTAELSQKIVLME; translated from the coding sequence ATGAAAAAATCAACGCAGAATTTTATCATCCAATCGTTGATCATTTTCCTTTTAACCGCATCAACAATCCTTGCCGCCTTTGGATATGACTGGCATCCCCTGCGCATCGGCGCCGGAGGATGGCTCGTGGGCATGGACATAGCGCCCGACGGCACCAAGGTGGTGCGCGCCGACACCTATGGGGCGTATCTGTGGACCGCTACGCAGTGGCAGCAGCTTGTCACGGCGACCAGCATGCCCGCGGCCGATGTTGCCGTTGACAACGCGGCAGGCGTTTACGAAATTCGCATCGCGCCGAACAATACAAATCGCTTTTACATGATGTACAACGGAAACGTGTATCGTTCCGACAACAGGGGAACGGCCTGGGCCAAAACGGCTTTCGCGCCTGTCACCGGCTGCGACGCGAACGACAACTACCGCATCAACGGACAGAAAATGGCAGTCGATCCGGCAAATCCCGATGTGGTCTATGTCGGGACCACGCTCAACGGCGTCTGGGTGACTGCAAACGGCGGGTCAAGCTGGGCGCAGGTGAGCACGGTCCCAACCGGCGGCGCGGGCGGCATCACCGGCATTGCGTTTGACGCCGGTTCTGGAACCACGGGCGGAAAAACCAACATGATTTACCTCTGCAGCTGGGGCAACGGCGTATACCGTTCAACAGACGCGGGCGGCTCGTTTACAAAAGCAACAGGCGGCCCCACGACGGTGAACAACGCGATTGTCGCAGGCGACGGCATCTACTATGCTGCGGACGGCACCGCCGCCTGGAAATACGCGTCCGGCGCGTGGACCAATATCAACGCGTCCGGCGGATGGCACAGCATCGCGGTGGATCCTGCAGACCCGGCGCGCATCGTCGTTGGAAGCGACGGCGGGAACCTCGACCAGTCGCTAGACAGGGGCGCAACTTGGGGCGGCACCATCTGGGGCTCGACCGCGCATCCGCAAACCCGGGTGGCATCCGACATCCCGTGGCTGGCATGGACGGCGGAAAGCTACATGTCGAACGGCAACATGATCTTCGATCCTTCGGCAACCAACAAGCTCTTCTTCTCGGAAGGGATCGGCGTCTGGTACACCAACCTTTCGAGAACCCAGACCTGGGACAGCGGCGTGGTGTGGAACTCGCAGAGCGCGGGCATAGAGCAGCTGGTGGCCAACGAGATCGTTTCGCCGCCGGCCGGCCGCCCGTTGGTTGCCTCGTGGGACAGGCCGGTGTTTTATGTGGCCGACCCCGATTCGTATCCGTCAAAGCACGGGCCGGACAACCAGAACGCCATCATCGCCGGATGGGCGCTCGACTGGGCGTCGAACGTGCCCTCGTTCATCGCCGGCCTGTTCAACTGGGGAACCACGGAAAAATCCAGCTACTCGACCGACCACGGACAGACCTGGCACGCCTTTCCTTCGCATCCGGCAAATTTCGGGAACGGCGGCTCCATCGCGGCGGCTTCGCCGGACAACATCGTATGGGTACCGGAAAACAACATGGTTCCGTATTACACAAAAGACGGCGGAACAACCTGGTCGCTGGTAAACGCGCCCGGCGCGGCCGCCACCGGAGAGACCGGCTGGGGATTCGCCTATTATCTCAACCGGCACATCGTTGCGGCGGACCGAAAGATCATCGGCACCTTTTACCTGTACAACTACCTCAAGGGCCTTTACAAATCGGTTGACAGCGGAAGCACGTGGACGCTCGTCCATGCCGGCGAAATAACCCCGTGGTCAAGCTACAACGCAGAGCTCAAGACGGTGCCGCTGCACGCAGGACACCTGTTCTTCACCGGCGGCCCCCAGGGCGGAGCGGGATCTTCACATCCGGAAAACGAGCCGTTCATGCGCTCCACGGACGGCGGCGCGACCTGGACGGCCGTCCCCAATGTTCTTGAAGTGCGATGCTTCGGGTTCGGCGTGGAGGCAGGCTTGAGCGCCTACACGACCATTTACATTTGCGGATGGGTGAATAATGTTTACGGTATCTGGCGCTCGGACAGTCTGTTTAGCGCCTGGACGCAGATCGGCGACTGGCCGCTGGGCAGCATCGACAACATAAAGACCATCAGCGGGGACATGAATGAGTATGGAACGGTGTACGTGGGGTTCTCCGGGTCGGGATATGCGTACGGGAAAATCGCGGCAAGTGCAGCAGGGCCGAGCAAGAAAAAAATGCCAGTGAGACTTGATGGGATGAATTTGAAAATCAACAGACTGCCGCAACGGGATATTGTGGAAATTTCCTTTTCGATTGTTACTGATGGACAAGTCGATATTTCAATTTATAACGCTGATGGAAGATTGATCAGACAATTGGTCAATAAAGATTTTCAGGCGGGATCATACTATACAAAATGGAACGGCAGAGGTGAACGTGGAGTTGTATCGGGGGGAATTTATTTTGTGAAGATGAAATCCAGTACGGCGGAACTATCGCAGAAAATTGTTTTGATGGAATGA
- a CDS encoding F0F1 ATP synthase subunit epsilon → MSDKTFQLDIVTPERKVFSEKVDFAVFPGSEGELGILFDHAPLLSRLDPGEIRITRDKKTECMAISGGFLEVRKNDVSVITETAERCNEIDMGRALREMESAEMEMKKAQSFAEIKAAKYRVMKAEARIKVAKKAAGAQAVQEKK, encoded by the coding sequence ATGTCTGACAAAACCTTTCAACTCGACATCGTCACCCCGGAACGGAAGGTCTTTTCCGAAAAGGTGGACTTTGCGGTGTTCCCCGGCTCAGAGGGCGAACTGGGAATCCTGTTCGACCACGCTCCCCTGCTGTCGCGGCTCGATCCGGGAGAAATCCGCATCACCCGCGACAAGAAAACCGAATGCATGGCGATTTCGGGCGGGTTCCTCGAGGTGAGAAAGAACGACGTTTCGGTGATCACCGAAACCGCGGAGCGCTGCAACGAAATCGACATGGGACGGGCGCTCAGGGAGATGGAAAGCGCGGAAATGGAAATGAAAAAGGCGCAGAGCTTCGCGGAAATCAAGGCTGCAAAATACAGGGTGATGAAGGCCGAGGCGAGGATCAAGGTGGCGAAGAAGGCGGCGGGGGCGCAAGCAGTGCAGGAAAAAAAGTAA
- the atpD gene encoding F0F1 ATP synthase subunit beta, with protein MNQEKKTDDAGLPVGKVIQVLGVVVDAEFPAGKLPAILNAVKIRQEAQGNVKALEITAEVQQLLGDNKIRCVALASTDGLTRGAMVFDTGDVIKIPVGNGMLGRLVNVLGDPIDELGPVKCEERWAIHRKPPSLEDQKTSWEILETGVKVIDLLTPYPKGGKIGLFGGAGVGKTVLIMELIRNIATEHGGYSVFAGVGERTREGNDLWLDMKQSGVIDKTALVFGQMNEPPGTRLRIGLTGLTVAEYFRDVGKQDVLLFIDNIFRFVQAGSEVSALLGRMPSAVGYQPNLATEMASLQERITSTKEGSITSVQAIYVPADDLTDPAPAATFAHLDATTVLSRAIVERGIYPAVDPLDSTSRILDPKIVGEEHYAVAREVQRILQKYRELQDIIAILGMEELSEEDKITVFRARKLEKFLSQPFFVAQEFSGTPGKYVPLEKTVQSFKEIIDGKHDDLPEAAFSMVGAIEDVIEKAKSL; from the coding sequence ATGAATCAGGAAAAGAAAACCGATGATGCCGGCCTTCCGGTCGGTAAGGTCATTCAGGTGCTGGGGGTCGTGGTCGACGCGGAATTCCCCGCGGGAAAGCTTCCCGCCATTCTTAACGCGGTTAAAATCAGGCAGGAAGCGCAGGGCAATGTCAAGGCGCTTGAAATAACCGCCGAGGTCCAGCAGCTTCTGGGTGACAACAAAATTAGGTGCGTGGCACTTGCCTCCACCGACGGCCTGACCCGCGGCGCCATGGTATTCGACACCGGCGATGTGATTAAAATCCCGGTCGGCAACGGCATGCTCGGAAGGCTTGTGAACGTGCTCGGCGATCCCATCGATGAACTCGGGCCTGTTAAATGCGAAGAACGCTGGGCCATTCACCGCAAGCCGCCGTCCCTAGAGGACCAGAAAACATCGTGGGAAATACTGGAAACCGGCGTCAAGGTCATCGACCTTCTCACTCCCTACCCCAAAGGCGGAAAAATCGGGCTTTTCGGAGGCGCGGGCGTGGGAAAGACCGTGCTCATCATGGAGCTCATTCGGAACATCGCAACCGAGCATGGAGGTTATTCCGTGTTTGCGGGCGTTGGCGAGCGCACGCGCGAGGGAAACGACCTGTGGCTTGATATGAAGCAGTCGGGCGTGATTGACAAAACAGCGCTCGTGTTCGGCCAGATGAACGAGCCGCCTGGCACCCGCCTGCGCATCGGCCTCACCGGCCTCACGGTGGCGGAGTATTTCCGCGACGTGGGAAAGCAGGACGTGCTTCTCTTCATCGACAACATATTCCGCTTTGTCCAGGCAGGCTCCGAGGTGTCGGCGCTGCTCGGCCGCATGCCGTCGGCCGTGGGCTACCAGCCCAACCTCGCCACCGAAATGGCGTCTTTACAGGAGAGAATCACCTCCACCAAGGAGGGCTCCATCACGTCGGTGCAGGCCATTTACGTCCCGGCGGACGACCTCACCGATCCGGCGCCGGCCGCGACGTTCGCGCACCTTGATGCGACGACCGTGCTTTCACGCGCCATCGTGGAGCGCGGCATTTATCCCGCGGTCGACCCGCTCGATTCCACGTCGCGCATCCTTGACCCGAAAATCGTGGGCGAGGAACATTACGCCGTTGCGCGCGAGGTGCAGCGCATCCTGCAGAAATACCGCGAGCTCCAGGACATCATCGCGATCCTCGGCATGGAGGAGCTTTCGGAGGAGGACAAGATCACCGTGTTCCGCGCGCGGAAACTTGAGAAGTTCCTGTCGCAGCCGTTCTTCGTGGCGCAGGAATTTTCCGGCACGCCCGGCAAATACGTGCCGCTCGAAAAGACCGTGCAGAGCTTCAAGGAGATCATCGACGGCAAGCACGACGATCTGCCGGAAGCGGCGTTCAGCATGGTGGGCGCGATCGAGGACGTGATAGAGAAGGCGAAGAGTTTGTAA
- the atpG gene encoding ATP synthase F1 subunit gamma — protein sequence MPTPRDIKRRIVSVKNTQKITRAMQMVASVKLRRARDRVVAARPYFDKLRDIAVHLTSGIPAGTSPYVRIEEGHNIRIVVVGSDKGLCGAFNANVVKQTMSTVLDKSSKNISVTIVGKKPIEALKRRQVDIADRYVEMMFSPKYIDAAAVGAKLLADFTEGKIDEIVAVYNKFKAPASQEITVETLLPLKPQKETGGTASYIFEPSPEETFDVLMPQYVNGQLWKIFLESNAAQQAASMTTMFAATKNAGKLINALTLYYNKVRQSIITRELLEIVSGAEALR from the coding sequence ATGCCCACCCCGAGAGACATAAAGCGCAGGATCGTAAGCGTGAAGAACACGCAGAAGATCACGAGGGCCATGCAGATGGTTGCATCGGTCAAGCTGCGCCGGGCGCGCGACCGCGTTGTGGCGGCCCGCCCCTATTTCGACAAGCTCAGGGACATCGCGGTCCATCTCACCTCGGGCATACCGGCGGGCACCTCGCCGTACGTGCGCATCGAGGAGGGGCACAACATCCGCATCGTGGTGGTGGGGTCGGACAAGGGGCTGTGCGGCGCATTCAACGCCAACGTGGTGAAACAAACCATGAGCACGGTTTTAGATAAGAGTTCAAAAAACATCTCCGTGACTATTGTTGGAAAAAAGCCGATTGAGGCCCTCAAGCGCAGACAGGTGGACATCGCCGACCGGTACGTTGAGATGATGTTCAGTCCCAAATACATCGACGCGGCGGCGGTCGGTGCAAAGCTCCTTGCCGACTTTACAGAAGGGAAGATCGACGAGATCGTCGCGGTGTACAACAAGTTCAAGGCGCCCGCTTCGCAGGAGATCACGGTTGAGACGCTGCTTCCGCTCAAGCCGCAGAAGGAGACCGGCGGAACGGCAAGCTACATTTTCGAGCCTTCCCCGGAAGAGACGTTCGACGTGCTCATGCCGCAGTATGTCAACGGCCAGCTATGGAAAATCTTTCTGGAGTCCAATGCCGCGCAGCAGGCGGCGAGCATGACCACCATGTTCGCGGCAACAAAAAACGCGGGGAAACTCATCAACGCATTAACGCTGTATTACAATAAAGTACGTCAATCAATTATAACCAGAGAGCTCCTGGAAATCGTATCCGGCGCAGAAGCCCTGCGTTGA
- the atpA gene encoding F0F1 ATP synthase subunit alpha: protein MNIRPEEITRIIQKQIESYQTRLEMVSTGTVIQVGDGIARIYGLDKCMYAELVEFDSGVYGMALNLEPDNVGVVIFGDDTSIKEGETVRCTGRIMEVPVGSETIGRIINPIGQPLDGKGPVKATKFRLLEERAKGVVDRQPVKEPLLTGWKAIDAMIPIGRGQRELIIGDRGTGKTAVAIDTILNQKGTGVICIYVAIGQKQSSIARVHKVLEDAGAMSYSVIVSASASDPAPLQYIAPYAGTALGEEIRDKGGHALVIYDDLSKHAYAYRQLSLLLRRPPGREAYPGDIFNLHSRLLERSAKLSDKLGGGSLTSLPIIETQAGDVSAYIPTNVISITDGQIYLEGSLFYSGVRPAINVGISVSRVGGKAQFKAMRQVAGKLRLDLAQYRELAAFAQFGSDLDKSAKAQITRGERMVEILKQDEHEPMPFENQILIIAAGSYGLLDDIPVAQMRSFEKELAKFVERVHVGILDSIRQKKEITEDNRKALIAAVETFKKQRM, encoded by the coding sequence ATGAACATCAGACCCGAAGAAATCACCCGGATCATCCAAAAACAGATCGAATCGTACCAGACGAGGCTCGAAATGGTCTCGACCGGCACCGTGATCCAAGTCGGCGACGGCATCGCGCGCATCTACGGACTTGACAAATGCATGTACGCCGAGCTCGTGGAGTTCGACAGCGGCGTGTACGGCATGGCGCTCAACCTCGAGCCCGACAACGTGGGCGTGGTGATCTTCGGCGACGACACGTCCATCAAGGAGGGCGAGACCGTTCGCTGCACGGGCAGGATCATGGAAGTGCCGGTGGGCAGCGAGACCATCGGCCGCATCATCAACCCCATCGGCCAGCCGCTCGACGGCAAGGGGCCGGTAAAGGCGACAAAGTTCCGCCTGCTCGAAGAGCGCGCAAAAGGCGTGGTTGACCGCCAGCCCGTGAAGGAGCCGCTGCTCACCGGCTGGAAGGCCATCGACGCGATGATCCCCATCGGCCGCGGCCAGCGCGAGCTCATCATCGGCGACCGCGGCACGGGCAAGACCGCGGTTGCCATCGACACGATCCTCAACCAGAAGGGCACGGGCGTCATCTGCATCTACGTGGCCATCGGCCAGAAGCAGTCGTCGATCGCGCGCGTGCACAAGGTGCTCGAAGACGCGGGCGCCATGTCGTATTCGGTGATCGTGTCCGCGTCGGCGTCCGATCCCGCCCCCCTGCAGTACATCGCGCCGTATGCGGGCACCGCGCTCGGCGAGGAGATCCGCGACAAGGGCGGCCATGCGCTTGTCATTTACGACGACCTTTCCAAACACGCATACGCATACCGTCAATTGTCCCTGCTGCTGCGCAGGCCGCCGGGTCGCGAGGCGTATCCCGGCGATATCTTCAACCTCCACTCGCGCCTCCTGGAACGGTCGGCGAAGCTTTCCGACAAGCTCGGCGGCGGGTCGCTCACTTCCCTGCCCATCATCGAGACGCAGGCGGGCGACGTGTCGGCGTACATCCCGACCAACGTCATCTCCATCACAGACGGACAGATTTATTTGGAAGGCAGTCTGTTCTACTCCGGCGTGCGGCCGGCCATCAACGTGGGAATTTCGGTGTCGCGCGTGGGCGGCAAGGCCCAGTTCAAGGCAATGCGCCAGGTGGCGGGAAAGCTGCGCCTCGACCTCGCGCAATACCGCGAGCTCGCCGCGTTCGCGCAGTTCGGCTCAGACCTTGACAAATCGGCAAAGGCGCAGATCACGCGCGGCGAGCGCATGGTGGAGATCCTCAAGCAAGACGAGCACGAGCCCATGCCGTTTGAGAACCAGATCCTCATCATCGCCGCCGGATCCTACGGCCTGCTCGACGACATCCCGGTGGCGCAGATGCGCAGCTTCGAAAAAGAGCTGGCAAAATTCGTGGAGCGCGTTCATGTGGGCATTCTCGACAGCATTCGGCAGAAAAAGGAAATTACCGAGGATAATAGAAAGGCGCTGATTGCGGCGGTCGAGACGTTTAAGAAACAGAGGATGTAA
- the atpH gene encoding ATP synthase F1 subunit delta → MFNTSLALRYARGLHKISITLGNTAKVCENLNDISHSIDANPDLKRVLYHPEITAEEKKKVMAALFAPSCENVTMKFMGFIIDKKRIFHCTAIARCFSDMLDRDENRVNVRTESVSRPSGETLKKIKASLTKSLEKNIVITSEVNPSLMGGMRIILGDRVIDGSVAFQLKRLKETITSF, encoded by the coding sequence ATGTTTAACACTTCGCTCGCTCTCAGATACGCTCGTGGTTTGCACAAAATCTCAATCACACTGGGAAATACCGCCAAGGTGTGCGAGAACTTGAACGACATTTCTCACAGCATCGATGCGAACCCGGACCTCAAGCGCGTGCTGTACCATCCCGAGATCACGGCGGAGGAGAAAAAGAAGGTCATGGCCGCGCTGTTCGCGCCTTCGTGCGAAAACGTCACCATGAAGTTCATGGGGTTCATCATCGACAAGAAAAGGATTTTCCACTGCACCGCCATCGCCCGGTGTTTTTCCGACATGCTCGACCGGGACGAGAACCGGGTGAACGTGAGGACCGAAAGCGTCTCCCGGCCTTCGGGCGAGACCCTCAAGAAAATCAAGGCAAGCCTCACCAAAAGCCTGGAGAAGAACATCGTCATCACCTCGGAGGTCAACCCCTCCCTCATGGGAGGGATGCGTATCATTCTGGGCGACCGGGTGATCGACGGCAGCGTCGCGTTTCAATTGAAACGGCTCAAAGAGACCATAACGTCGTTCTAG
- the atpF gene encoding F0F1 ATP synthase subunit B: protein MDFSLKLLVYQIVNFIILIAVLGFLFNRYIRPFMKKRSDDIRNTFADIEKQKTEVEGLKNECRDQLDQIKKSAKAEIEKATVEGSHIKEAIKGEALRESEQLLEKARREIDQEKQKALSEVRREVATLSILATKQLLKREIDEATDRKLVESFIDDLGKTEIKKN, encoded by the coding sequence ATGGATTTCAGTCTCAAACTTCTGGTGTACCAAATCGTCAATTTCATCATTCTGATCGCCGTTCTCGGTTTCCTTTTCAACCGCTACATCCGTCCCTTCATGAAAAAGCGTTCCGATGACATCAGGAACACTTTTGCTGACATCGAAAAACAGAAAACCGAGGTGGAAGGGCTTAAAAACGAGTGCCGCGACCAGCTTGACCAGATCAAAAAAAGCGCAAAGGCCGAAATCGAGAAGGCCACGGTGGAGGGAAGCCATATCAAGGAGGCCATCAAGGGCGAGGCGCTCAGGGAATCGGAGCAGCTCCTCGAAAAGGCGCGGCGCGAGATTGACCAGGAAAAACAGAAGGCGCTTTCGGAGGTGCGGCGCGAGGTGGCGACGCTTTCCATCCTCGCGACAAAGCAGCTGCTCAAGCGGGAGATCGACGAGGCCACCGACCGCAAGCTGGTGGAATCGTTTATTGATGATTTGGGAAAGACGGAAATAAAGAAGAATTAA
- the atpE gene encoding ATP synthase F0 subunit C has product MDALDPKTLISAASALGAGLAIGLGAIGSGIGIGVAASKYIESNARQPESQGKNLVWFMVAYALCETQTLFALLIAFLLFAKIGK; this is encoded by the coding sequence ATGGACGCACTTGACCCCAAAACGCTCATTTCGGCGGCTTCGGCGCTCGGCGCGGGCCTTGCGATCGGACTCGGCGCGATAGGATCGGGAATCGGCATCGGAGTCGCAGCAAGCAAGTACATCGAGTCCAATGCGCGCCAACCTGAATCGCAGGGAAAGAACCTGGTATGGTTCATGGTCGCCTATGCATTGTGCGAAACGCAGACTTTGTTTGCTCTGCTGATTGCCTTTTTGCTGTTCGCCAAAATCGGCAAATAA
- the atpB gene encoding F0F1 ATP synthase subunit A, translated as MEQNEFLLLQWLGAPCLPFLTPHESLVVWYTWLAMTVIVALIIVTVARLRRVPGGVQNAIESLTAFIEGYLADIVGPKGPAYFPLVVSIMLFVLVASYIGLIPGMLSPTGYLSTPAAVAITVFLFYNYVGISKHGLKHFKHFLGPVPAMAPIMIPIEIISEFARPLSLSLRLFSNIFAGETIIKILFAFCALVAPTTWMLVDSVVTIPIQGFVFSLLTMVYLSGAVASDEGH; from the coding sequence ATGGAACAGAACGAATTTTTACTGCTTCAATGGCTGGGCGCCCCGTGCCTGCCGTTTCTCACGCCGCATGAGTCGCTCGTAGTGTGGTATACATGGCTTGCAATGACGGTTATTGTTGCGCTCATCATCGTCACTGTGGCACGATTAAGGAGAGTTCCCGGCGGCGTGCAGAATGCCATCGAATCGCTTACCGCATTTATCGAGGGATATCTTGCGGATATCGTCGGTCCGAAAGGACCGGCGTATTTCCCCCTTGTCGTCAGCATCATGCTGTTTGTCCTTGTCGCAAGCTACATAGGGCTGATTCCCGGCATGCTGTCTCCCACGGGTTATCTCAGTACGCCGGCCGCCGTGGCAATAACCGTCTTTCTCTTCTACAATTATGTGGGTATTTCGAAGCATGGATTGAAGCACTTCAAGCATTTCCTGGGGCCTGTTCCCGCAATGGCGCCCATCATGATTCCGATTGAGATCATATCGGAATTCGCGAGGCCCCTTTCACTGTCGCTCCGCTTGTTTTCGAACATCTTTGCCGGGGAGACAATCATAAAAATTCTCTTTGCGTTTTGCGCCCTCGTAGCCCCCACGACATGGATGCTGGTGGACAGTGTCGTAACGATACCGATCCAGGGTTTTGTCTTTTCATTGCTGACCATGGTATATCTGTCCGGTGCCGTGGCTTCGGATGAGGGCCATTGA
- a CDS encoding AtpZ/AtpI family protein encodes MEDKENKRREIADLARLTSVGFALVASVAIGYFVGAAIDRHFHTAPAFTIIFIFLGIGAGFLNVFRTLRKYGS; translated from the coding sequence ATGGAAGACAAAGAAAACAAGAGGCGCGAAATCGCGGATCTGGCGCGGCTCACCAGCGTGGGTTTCGCGCTGGTCGCATCGGTGGCGATCGGATACTTTGTCGGGGCCGCGATCGACAGGCATTTTCACACGGCGCCGGCATTCACCATTATTTTTATTTTCTTGGGCATAGGCGCGGGATTTCTGAATGTTTTCAGGACACTTCGGAAATACGGTTCTTAG